The following are encoded in a window of Acidobacteriota bacterium genomic DNA:
- a CDS encoding CHAT domain-containing protein: MHSLLIALFLFQSSPNLAPQACRPHSAPEAFQDCLEGLDQHPDDENARMCVFDLAQRTGQWSQGLIFLERCFGAQDTWARLVQGHISLFRNDGRRDYAKADEYYNKALDLAVEEQSVMGEVRSLLNLASLSQYRGRPVDRLEYLEKAKLRAQSGDDPAATAWTMIAEADYLHERKMLGEAEAILADLDSSIESFRDEALRARYYIVKINLAGDQGRSYEAFDTARHFYQASKEAVDSGRLRPSVMQRNMRILVRAGQFYVSTTRRYFEKDPPPRLEEKLKELIGIAEESLRVAEDINYTGVAENLRVWLGYQKGRMPSPQLRAEGRALLRQVCRGSALEANARQAYAALVESWFREKQPEEAMKVYREAQRRGLMDDQEVRSMWVTHMLVSIEQDDWDKAERLLDQIEKDRERQHRPSNRMGWLAALTDTYLVLAGHALEEAKRTQDFDLKARAFRIIERMRSQVLLEELDAAQALAELQPELNVIEEDIAKINKRLWETELTRQQREALFDEQEALYERKTALRSQAIFQDRPSGESLVSLQQIQGRLQPHQAMLSFQLGFHEDMFGHFAGGAWVMVIHRDFVRAFPTQDVYWLLDNLPYLEGLLEKRQIELGTLPALFYDGYLAEALQALPEGVDELILIPDGSMNRLPFALLTPDPDAPALGERFKLTVTPSATLWSRWSEAPRSRPSSTVLALADPSLARPASDNAEDVRHAPLPYARQEAWGVARYMGESCLIRLGEEASETFVKSPAPRDFQVLHFAAHAVTDPLNPERSAIRLAPGGNSQDGNLEVREIVDLDLQDKLIVLSACQSASGQVILGEGVLGLARAFFQARARVVVGSLWPLRDDDAALLFEAFYRFLGQGRSVGAALQMAQKEAIAQGLPAQAWAGILVMGDGSFVPFPEGVEPRFHVSRSLLSYIGAAVALILFGGAFLLRRRASRPPTPKD; the protein is encoded by the coding sequence ATGCATTCCCTGTTGATCGCCCTTTTCCTGTTCCAGTCTTCACCCAACCTGGCGCCGCAGGCCTGCCGACCCCATTCCGCTCCCGAGGCTTTTCAGGATTGTCTTGAGGGTCTGGACCAGCATCCCGATGATGAGAACGCCCGAATGTGCGTTTTCGATCTCGCCCAGAGGACCGGGCAATGGAGCCAGGGCCTGATTTTTCTGGAACGCTGCTTCGGCGCTCAAGACACTTGGGCACGATTGGTGCAAGGCCACATTTCCCTTTTCCGGAATGACGGTCGCCGCGACTATGCCAAGGCCGACGAGTATTACAACAAGGCTCTGGACCTGGCCGTTGAGGAGCAGTCGGTCATGGGAGAGGTGCGAAGTCTACTCAACCTCGCGTCTTTGAGCCAGTACAGGGGACGTCCGGTCGACCGGCTGGAATACCTCGAGAAGGCCAAGCTCAGGGCGCAGAGCGGCGATGACCCGGCGGCCACAGCCTGGACCATGATTGCGGAGGCTGACTACCTCCATGAACGCAAAATGCTTGGAGAGGCAGAGGCAATCCTGGCCGATCTCGACTCCTCCATCGAGTCCTTCCGGGATGAGGCGCTGAGAGCGAGGTACTACATCGTCAAGATTAACCTGGCCGGTGATCAGGGACGGTCTTACGAGGCTTTCGACACGGCCCGGCATTTCTATCAAGCAAGCAAAGAAGCTGTCGATTCCGGTCGCCTGAGACCCAGCGTCATGCAACGCAACATGCGGATTCTGGTCCGGGCCGGTCAGTTCTATGTTTCCACCACGCGCCGCTACTTTGAGAAGGATCCGCCGCCCAGGCTCGAAGAGAAGCTGAAGGAGCTGATTGGGATTGCGGAGGAGTCGCTGCGAGTAGCCGAGGATATCAACTACACCGGCGTGGCGGAGAACCTGCGGGTCTGGTTGGGCTATCAAAAGGGCCGTATGCCCTCTCCACAGCTACGGGCCGAGGGACGCGCCCTCCTGCGCCAGGTTTGCCGAGGCAGCGCCTTGGAAGCCAATGCCAGACAAGCCTATGCGGCGCTGGTCGAGAGCTGGTTTCGGGAGAAGCAGCCCGAGGAGGCCATGAAAGTCTATCGGGAGGCGCAACGGCGAGGCCTCATGGACGACCAGGAAGTGCGAAGCATGTGGGTCACCCACATGCTGGTGAGTATTGAGCAGGATGACTGGGACAAGGCCGAGCGTCTGTTGGACCAGATCGAGAAAGACCGCGAACGGCAGCACAGGCCCTCAAACCGTATGGGCTGGCTGGCGGCGTTGACGGACACCTATCTCGTATTGGCCGGCCACGCACTTGAGGAAGCCAAGCGGACACAGGATTTCGACCTGAAGGCGAGAGCCTTTCGCATCATCGAGAGAATGCGCTCCCAAGTGCTGCTGGAGGAACTGGACGCGGCGCAAGCGCTGGCCGAACTGCAACCGGAACTGAATGTCATCGAGGAAGACATTGCGAAAATCAACAAGCGCCTTTGGGAGACGGAGCTTACCCGCCAGCAGAGAGAAGCTCTTTTTGACGAGCAGGAGGCCCTCTATGAGAGGAAAACCGCACTGCGTTCGCAAGCCATCTTTCAGGACCGGCCCAGCGGAGAGTCTTTAGTTTCGCTGCAACAGATCCAAGGCCGCCTGCAGCCTCATCAGGCGATGCTCAGTTTTCAACTGGGCTTCCACGAAGACATGTTCGGGCACTTCGCCGGTGGGGCTTGGGTGATGGTGATTCACCGCGATTTTGTGCGGGCGTTTCCCACTCAAGACGTCTACTGGCTGCTTGACAATCTGCCCTATCTGGAAGGGCTCCTGGAGAAGCGTCAGATCGAACTCGGGACCCTGCCGGCGCTCTTTTACGATGGTTACCTGGCCGAAGCCCTGCAAGCGCTTCCCGAAGGCGTCGATGAACTGATCCTGATCCCGGACGGATCCATGAATCGGCTTCCCTTCGCTCTCTTGACTCCCGATCCAGACGCCCCGGCATTGGGGGAGCGTTTCAAGTTGACGGTGACGCCTTCCGCCACGCTTTGGAGCCGCTGGTCGGAAGCTCCCCGAAGCCGTCCCTCCTCGACCGTCTTGGCCTTGGCCGATCCGAGCCTGGCGCGGCCCGCGAGCGACAACGCGGAGGATGTACGGCATGCACCCCTGCCTTACGCCCGTCAGGAAGCCTGGGGCGTGGCTCGTTACATGGGCGAAAGCTGCCTGATCAGGTTGGGCGAAGAGGCCTCGGAGACCTTTGTCAAGTCGCCCGCACCCAGGGATTTTCAAGTCCTGCACTTCGCCGCCCATGCGGTGACCGACCCCTTGAACCCGGAACGATCGGCCATCCGTCTGGCCCCTGGCGGAAACTCACAAGACGGGAATCTGGAGGTACGCGAGATCGTCGACCTCGATCTGCAAGACAAGCTGATCGTTTTGTCGGCCTGTCAGAGCGCTTCGGGACAGGTCATCCTGGGGGAGGGAGTGCTGGGTCTGGCGCGGGCCTTCTTTCAAGCCCGGGCGAGGGTGGTGGTGGGCAGCTTGTGGCCGCTCCGCGACGACGATGCCGCCCTGCTTTTTGAAGCCTTTTACCGTTTTCTGGGGCAAGGCCGCAGCGTCGGCGCCGCTCTTCAGATGGCCCAGAAAGAAGCCATCGCTCAGGGCTTGCCGGCCCAGGCCTGGGCCGGCATCCTGGTGATGGGAGACGGAAGCTTCGTGCCCTTTCCCGAGGGCGTCGAACCGCGCTTCCATGTGAGCCGCTCCCTGCTCTCCTACATCGGCGCCGCGGTCGCCCTGATCCTCTTCGGCGGGGCCTTTCTGTTGCGCCGCAGGGCTTCGCGGCCGCCAACTCCCAAAGACTGA
- a CDS encoding inositol-3-phosphate synthase: MASQGVEIAPPSGKLGVFLVGLGAVSTTFIAGIEAIKKGIGEPIGSLTQMGTVRLGKRTENRVPAIRDFVPLAALDDLVFGAWDIFEDDAYTSSQKAGVLENDLLRQLEEELRAVVPMKAVFDKRYVKKLDGAHVKQGSTKWNLAQQLIEEIQQFKDRHGLSRCVMVWCGSTEIFIRPSQVHASVESLEKAMKEDHHEIPSSMIYAYAALKLDIPYANGAPNLTVDVPAFSQLAQEHEVPICGKDFKTGQTLMKTILAPGLKARLLGLSGWFSTNILGNRDGEVLDDPESFKTKEESKLSVLEHILQPQVYPALYGDFYHKVRINYYPPRRDNKEGWDNLDIFGWLGYPMQIKIDFLCRDSILAAPLVLDLVLFLDLAQRAGMSGIQEWLSFYFKSPMTLPELYPEHDLFIQLMKLKNTLRYLRGEDQITHLGLDYYDEDSQ, encoded by the coding sequence ATGGCAAGCCAAGGAGTTGAAATCGCCCCTCCCAGCGGAAAGCTGGGCGTATTTCTGGTCGGCCTGGGAGCCGTCAGCACCACCTTCATCGCCGGTATCGAGGCCATCAAGAAAGGGATCGGAGAACCCATCGGCTCACTGACCCAGATGGGCACCGTGCGGCTGGGCAAGCGGACCGAGAACCGCGTTCCCGCCATCCGCGACTTCGTTCCCCTGGCCGCCTTGGATGACTTGGTCTTCGGCGCCTGGGACATTTTCGAGGACGACGCCTACACCTCGTCCCAAAAGGCCGGAGTGCTGGAAAACGACCTCTTGCGGCAACTTGAAGAGGAACTGCGGGCCGTGGTCCCCATGAAGGCGGTCTTCGACAAACGATACGTCAAGAAGCTGGACGGAGCGCACGTCAAGCAAGGCTCCACCAAGTGGAACTTGGCCCAACAGCTCATCGAGGAAATCCAGCAGTTTAAGGATCGCCACGGCTTGAGCCGCTGTGTCATGGTGTGGTGCGGCAGCACTGAAATTTTCATCCGGCCTTCCCAGGTGCATGCTTCCGTAGAGTCGCTCGAGAAAGCCATGAAGGAGGATCACCACGAGATTCCCTCCAGCATGATCTACGCCTATGCCGCCCTCAAGCTCGACATACCCTACGCCAACGGAGCCCCCAATCTGACGGTGGACGTGCCGGCCTTCAGCCAACTGGCCCAAGAGCACGAAGTCCCCATCTGCGGCAAGGACTTCAAAACCGGCCAGACCCTGATGAAGACCATACTGGCACCCGGACTCAAGGCTCGCCTGCTGGGCCTTTCGGGATGGTTCTCCACCAACATCCTGGGCAATCGCGACGGAGAGGTGCTGGACGATCCCGAGTCCTTCAAGACCAAGGAAGAAAGCAAGCTCTCAGTGCTCGAACATATCCTGCAGCCCCAGGTCTATCCCGCCCTCTACGGCGATTTCTACCACAAGGTGCGCATCAACTACTATCCTCCCCGGCGGGACAACAAAGAGGGCTGGGACAACCTCGACATCTTCGGGTGGCTGGGATACCCCATGCAGATCAAGATCGACTTCCTCTGCCGCGACAGCATTCTGGCGGCGCCCCTGGTCCTCGATCTGGTGCTCTTTCTCGACCTGGCCCAGCGGGCCGGAATGTCGGGTATTCAAGAGTGGCTCAGCTTCTACTTCAAGAGCCCCATGACGCTGCCGGAACTCTATCCCGAGCACGACCTGTTCATCCAACTGATGAAGCTCAAGAACACCCTTCGCTATCTGCGGGGAGAGGACCAGATCACCCACCTGGGACTGGATTACTATGACGAAGATTCGCAATAG
- the glyS gene encoding glycine--tRNA ligase subunit beta, producing the protein MSNRFLLEVGLEEIPAWMVEDASRQLAREIERGLQELEVDFHSPSRRYNTPRRLAVGVDGLPDRQPDRREVVTGPPTSVAFDDQGRPTQAAHGFAKKMGVEAADLQVEKTVKGDYVSCSRTIEGKALTELLPQVSEKAVRAVQWPKNMYWRPSRFRYIRPIRWMVALLGVREIDFEIEGVKSGRITWGHRFLGQQRLVLSNAEDYPERLVRGYVLADPQQRRQRIEAGLQQAVPEGLSPLADEALMEDVVYLNEYPTVIRGTFEEKYLEIPREVLVTVMRFHQKYFAVVDREGGLRNHFLTVLNTADDEDGRIRKGHEKVLRARLEDAAFFWEGDSAKPLQERVSDLDAVTFQEKLGSYGDKTRRLKVLCGLLAQAWPQLDAPALQTAARLCKTDLTTDMVGELPELQGVMGGLYARRQGHDEKVCQAIYQHYRPASLEEDIPESLEGAALALADKLDTLVGCFGIGMIPKGSRDPFGLRRQAQGIVKILMDLGEKTPAALTLSQLAEWALQEHDPQEPGEEVKGNVLEFLAQRVRHLLEQEGLAYDVINAVLASPVERPHERLRMAQALSAMRGEEDFEALASAFKRIRNILAKARQDLPGVEEDLLEEEAEQELYRHFQDARPQVGRLLQAHEYEAALRRMAALRRPVDRFFDDVMVMAEEERLQLNRLALLRELSRLFLSAADISEIVHKD; encoded by the coding sequence ATGAGCAACCGTTTTCTATTGGAAGTGGGCCTGGAAGAGATTCCCGCCTGGATGGTGGAAGACGCTTCCCGCCAACTGGCCCGCGAGATCGAACGGGGGCTGCAGGAACTGGAAGTCGATTTTCACTCCCCCAGTCGCCGCTACAATACGCCCCGCCGCTTGGCGGTAGGCGTGGACGGTCTGCCCGACCGCCAACCCGACCGCCGCGAAGTGGTGACCGGCCCGCCCACCTCGGTGGCTTTCGACGACCAGGGCCGCCCGACCCAAGCGGCCCATGGATTCGCCAAGAAGATGGGCGTTGAGGCGGCTGACCTGCAAGTGGAGAAGACCGTCAAAGGCGATTACGTCAGTTGCTCCCGCACCATCGAGGGCAAGGCTCTGACGGAACTGCTCCCCCAGGTCAGCGAGAAGGCCGTCAGGGCCGTGCAGTGGCCCAAGAACATGTACTGGCGCCCCAGCCGATTTCGCTACATCCGTCCCATCCGCTGGATGGTGGCGTTGCTGGGCGTCCGCGAGATCGACTTCGAGATCGAAGGCGTCAAGTCAGGACGCATCACCTGGGGCCACCGCTTCTTGGGGCAACAGCGGCTGGTGCTGAGCAATGCCGAGGACTACCCGGAGCGGCTGGTCAGGGGATACGTGCTGGCCGACCCACAGCAGAGGCGCCAACGCATCGAGGCCGGCCTGCAACAGGCCGTCCCCGAGGGCCTGAGTCCGCTGGCCGACGAGGCCCTCATGGAAGACGTGGTCTACCTCAACGAATACCCCACCGTCATCCGCGGCACCTTTGAGGAAAAATACCTGGAGATCCCCCGCGAGGTGCTGGTCACCGTCATGCGCTTTCACCAGAAGTATTTCGCCGTCGTAGACCGGGAAGGCGGGCTTCGCAACCATTTCCTGACCGTGCTCAACACCGCTGACGACGAGGACGGACGCATCCGCAAGGGCCATGAAAAGGTCTTGCGGGCCCGCCTCGAGGACGCCGCATTCTTCTGGGAAGGCGACAGCGCCAAGCCTCTGCAGGAGCGGGTTTCCGACCTGGACGCAGTGACCTTCCAGGAAAAGCTGGGCAGCTACGGAGACAAGACCCGCCGGCTGAAAGTCCTGTGCGGACTGCTGGCCCAAGCGTGGCCCCAACTCGATGCTCCGGCCCTGCAGACGGCGGCCCGCCTCTGCAAGACCGACCTGACCACCGACATGGTGGGCGAGCTGCCCGAGCTGCAGGGCGTCATGGGCGGCCTCTACGCCCGCCGGCAGGGACATGACGAGAAAGTCTGCCAGGCCATCTATCAGCACTACCGTCCCGCCTCGCTGGAGGAGGACATCCCCGAGTCGCTGGAAGGAGCGGCCCTGGCGCTGGCCGACAAGCTGGACACGCTGGTGGGCTGCTTCGGGATCGGCATGATCCCCAAGGGCTCGCGAGATCCTTTCGGCTTGAGGCGCCAGGCCCAGGGCATCGTCAAGATCCTCATGGATCTGGGCGAGAAGACGCCCGCTGCCTTGACCTTGAGCCAGTTGGCGGAGTGGGCCCTGCAAGAGCATGATCCCCAGGAGCCTGGGGAGGAAGTCAAAGGCAATGTGTTGGAATTTCTCGCCCAACGCGTCCGCCATCTGCTGGAGCAGGAAGGATTGGCCTACGACGTCATCAACGCCGTATTGGCCTCTCCGGTCGAGCGTCCCCACGAGCGGCTGCGCATGGCCCAGGCCCTTTCGGCCATGCGCGGCGAGGAAGACTTTGAAGCCCTGGCCTCGGCCTTCAAGCGCATCCGCAACATCTTGGCCAAGGCGCGCCAGGACCTGCCTGGCGTAGAGGAGGATCTGCTGGAGGAGGAAGCCGAGCAGGAACTCTACCGGCACTTCCAGGATGCGCGCCCCCAGGTGGGCCGACTGTTGCAAGCTCACGAATATGAAGCTGCTCTGCGCCGCATGGCGGCCCTGCGCCGTCCCGTCGACCGCTTCTTCGACGACGTCATGGTGATGGCCGAAGAAGAGCGCCTGCAGCTGAATCGTCTGGCGCTGTTGCGCGAGCTCTCCCGGCTCTTTCTCAGCGCCGCCGATATCTCAGAGATCGTGCACAAGGATTAA
- a CDS encoding glycine--tRNA ligase subunit alpha, which produces MSEKPRTFQEIIHRLLEFWMDCGCVIQQPYDVEVGAGTMHPETFLRVLGPDPYKVAYVQPSRRPADGRYGDNPNRLYKHTQLQVILKPSPDDVQDVYLESLRMLDIPLERHDLRFEEDNWESPTLGAWGIGWQVLLDGLEITQFTYFQQAGGQDLMPISAEITYGLERIAAFILDCDSVYDLPWAPQHDYRQVRHREEYEFSKYSFEVADTASLFKLFEIYEEECRRSLQAGCVLPAYDCCLKCSHTFNLLDSRGAISVTERVGIIKRVRDLAVAVAEGYAGKEAESREQA; this is translated from the coding sequence ATGTCTGAAAAACCCCGCACATTCCAGGAGATCATCCATCGCCTGCTGGAGTTCTGGATGGACTGCGGCTGCGTGATTCAGCAGCCCTACGACGTGGAAGTAGGGGCCGGAACCATGCATCCCGAGACCTTCTTGCGCGTCCTCGGACCCGACCCTTACAAGGTGGCTTACGTGCAGCCCTCGCGGCGGCCCGCCGACGGGCGCTACGGAGACAATCCCAACCGCCTCTACAAGCACACCCAACTGCAGGTCATCCTCAAGCCCTCGCCCGACGACGTGCAGGACGTGTACCTGGAAAGCCTCCGCATGCTGGACATCCCGCTGGAGAGGCACGACCTGCGCTTTGAAGAGGACAACTGGGAATCTCCGACCCTGGGCGCCTGGGGCATCGGCTGGCAAGTGCTTCTGGACGGCCTGGAGATCACTCAGTTCACCTACTTTCAGCAGGCCGGCGGGCAGGATCTGATGCCCATTTCAGCCGAGATCACCTACGGGCTGGAGCGCATCGCCGCCTTCATTCTCGACTGCGACAGCGTTTACGACCTGCCCTGGGCTCCCCAGCACGACTATCGTCAGGTCCGCCATCGCGAAGAGTACGAGTTTTCGAAGTACAGCTTCGAGGTGGCCGACACCGCCAGTCTCTTTAAACTCTTCGAGATCTATGAAGAGGAATGCCGCCGCAGCCTGCAGGCCGGATGCGTCCTTCCGGCCTACGACTGCTGTCTCAAGTGCTCTCACACCTTCAACCTCCTGGACAGCCGCGGCGCCATCAGCGTGACTGAACGGGTCGGTATCATCAAGCGGGTGCGCGACCTGGCCGTGGCCGTGGCTGAAGGCTACGCGGGGAAGGAAGCAGAGAGTCGGGAGCAAGCATGA
- the recO gene encoding DNA repair protein RecO: protein MSVHQSEALTLRTYRFAESHKIAVFLTPRFGLLRAAAYGAMGRRHRYGSSLEALTLLRLSFSISENRDLATIRNCEIIRPFAAYGMSLEHSLYSGYFVELFCEFAKERQADPKLFRLARAVSQDAAAAPLPRLARYLELWLLQLEGVLPALDSRMPRQLAVKARGLMKLPPNRLAEAELEAGELKDLEAVNLQMIEYHLERRLKSRKLIDELL, encoded by the coding sequence ATGAGCGTACACCAGAGCGAGGCTCTTACCCTGCGCACCTACCGTTTCGCCGAATCGCACAAGATCGCCGTCTTCCTGACGCCCCGCTTCGGCCTTCTCAGAGCCGCGGCTTACGGGGCCATGGGACGGCGGCACCGCTACGGCAGTTCGCTGGAAGCGCTAACCCTGCTGCGCCTCTCCTTCAGCATCAGCGAGAACCGCGACTTGGCTACAATCCGGAACTGTGAGATTATACGTCCCTTTGCGGCCTACGGAATGAGCCTGGAGCACAGTCTTTACTCGGGCTACTTCGTAGAGTTGTTTTGTGAATTCGCCAAGGAGCGGCAGGCCGATCCCAAACTCTTTCGGCTGGCCCGTGCCGTCTCCCAGGATGCGGCCGCGGCGCCGTTGCCGCGCCTGGCCCGCTACCTGGAGCTTTGGCTGCTGCAACTGGAGGGCGTTCTGCCCGCCCTGGACAGCCGCATGCCCCGCCAACTGGCCGTCAAGGCCCGGGGCTTGATGAAACTGCCGCCCAACCGCCTTGCCGAGGCCGAGTTGGAAGCGGGTGAATTGAAGGATCTGGAAGCCGTCAACCTCCAGATGATCGAGTATCATCTGGAGCGCCGCTTGAAAAGCAGAAAGCTTATCGACGAACTGCTCTGA